A single window of Papaver somniferum cultivar HN1 unplaced genomic scaffold, ASM357369v1 unplaced-scaffold_139, whole genome shotgun sequence DNA harbors:
- the LOC113335217 gene encoding LRR receptor-like serine/threonine-protein kinase GSO2 — MELNLNRPLVFVPLLLCLIFFIQSPTALCCHENERTSLLTLKSFLTDPSNRLSSWQGKNCCNWHRIHCSNDSLHVVSLDLRNPDPETFVRNVASAVLSTSSQSVTAGNGTLGLHIIDKFELVEWLTEVNGSIPSSITNASSLVSLDMLGCAIQGSLPASISNLSRLQKLELNHNNIAGFIPPSISKLKKLQILSLTQNNLQGFIPESTCEMSSLQQINLGRNNLTGTIPSCIGKLRNLQKFHISGNSVGGSVSLISLLNELNLTWISLSANNITAEVDVKLVRPKFGLQILALKSCNLQGHIPTFICNLPQLVALDLSHNNLRGAIPSFIFELQNLSYLDLSKNNLQGTLPPSLNITLQFAFPTLNLANNKLQGHLPLPPQKIGVFDLSYNNFTGAISDEIGQALCSIGYVSLSDNKLSGSIPSSMCANTHNSMMHLDLSNNELLETIPSSLQYCNSLISLNLAMNSLTGNIPHELERMKNLKTVLLDGNALNGTFPTFIQQLQDLEVLNLGNNKFGGSIPNFIGTLKIVVLRSNEFSGSIPEEITRVELQIVTKGTTQRLELVYSYNSGIDLSCNFLEGNIPLEMGLLKGLAVLNLAYNHFYGKSIGSMRGLESLDLSFNKVFGDIPMSLTSIDPLGYLNLSYNNLSGTIPRGNHFDTLV, encoded by the exons ATGGAGTTGAACTTGAATCGACCACTTGTTTtcgttcctcttcttctttgtctAATATTCTTTATTCAGTCTCCTACTGCTCTATGTTGTCATGAAAATGAAAGAACATCTCTTTTGACTCTCAAATCCTTTCTTACTGATCCTTCAAACCGTCTGTCATCATGGCAAGGGAAGAACTGCTGTAATTGGCATCGGATTCATTGTTCTAATGACTCTTTGCATGTCGTCTCGCTTGACCTACGGAATCCAGACCCTGAAACGTTTGTACGCAACGTTGCCTCAGCTGTCCTCTCGACCTCATCTCAGTCGGTTACTGCAGGCAATGGTACTTTAGGG TTACATATCATCGACAAGTTTGAATTGGTTGAATGGTTAACTGAAGTGAATGGGTCGATTCCTAGTTCAATAACAAACGCATCGTCATTAGTTTCTCTTGACATGTTAGGCTGTGCAATTCAAGGTTCTTTACCTGCTTCAATCTCAAATCTTTCACGATTGCAGAAGCTAGAGCTCAATCATAATAACATTGCCGGTTTCATTCCTCCTTCAATCTCTAAACTCAAAAAACTTCAAATTCTATCTTTAACTCAAAACAATCTACAAGGATTCATACCCGAGTCGACATGTGAGATGTCTTCACTTCAGCAGATTAATTTGGGGCGTAATAATTTGACGGGAACGATACCAAGTTGCATTGGCAAGCTGAGGAACCTACAGAAATTTCATATCAGTGGCAATTCTGTAGGGGGTAGCGTTTCGTTGATTTCTTTGCTCAACGAGTTAAACTTGACTTGGATTAGTCTCAGCGCGAATAACATAACTGCTGAAGTAGATGTGAAGTTGGTTCGGCCAAAATTTGGCCTACAAATTTTGGCTCTGAAATCTTGCAATTTGCAAGGGCATATCCCAACTTTCATTTGTAATTTGCCTCAGCTGGTTGCGTTGGATTTGTCTCATAATAACCTGCGAGGAGCTATTCCTTCTTTTATCTTTGAACTTCAGAATCTCTCTTATTTAGATCTCTCTAAGAACAATCTTCAAGGTACATTACCACCTTCGCTTAATATAACTCTTCAGTTTGCATTTCCCACTCTAAATTTAGCGAACAACAAACTTCAAGGTCATCTTCCACTTCCACCTCAAAAAATTGGAGTATTTGATCTGTCATATAATAATTTCACTGGTGCAATCTCGGATGAGATTGGGCAAGCACTGTGCAGCATTGGGTATGTCTCATTATCAGACAACAAACTCTCGGGGTCAATCCCTTCTTCTATGTGTGCAAATACACATAATTCTATGATGCATCTTGATCTGTCCAACAATGAGCTATTAGAAACAATACCTTCTAGCTTGCAGTACTGCAATTCTCTCATTTCCCTAAATCTTGCCATGAACAGCCTGACAGGAAACATTCCCCATGAGCTTGAACGAATGAAGAACCTCAAAACTGTACTGTTAGATGGCAACGCTCTCAATGGTACATTTCCCACTTTTATCCAACAACTTCAAGATTTGGAAGTTCTCAACTTAGGGAACAACAAGTTTGGAGgttctataccaaatttcatagGTACACTCAAGATTGTTGTCTTAAGATCAAACGAGTTCAGCGGATCAATTCCAGAAGAGATAACAC GGGTGGAACTCCAGATTGTGACCAAAGGAACTACCCAACGCCTTGAGCTTGTATACAGTTATAACTCAGGCATCGATCTATCGTGCAACTTTCTTGAAGGAAACATCCCACTGGAAATGGGTTTACTGAAAGGGCTTGCAGTGCTAAATCTGGCGTATAATCACTTCTATGGCAAGAGTATAGGTAGCATGAGAGGTCTGGAATCATTGGATCTTAGTTTCAACAAAGTGTTTGGAGATATCCCAATGTCTTTGACATCAATCGACCCTCTTGGGTACTTGAACTTATCTTACAATAATTTGAGTGGTACTATTCCAAGAGGAAATCACTTTGATACATTAGTTTAG